gtGTCTTTCAGATGGGAGCAGAGGAAAGACCCACATGGCAGAACGTACTATGTAGACCACAACACCAGGACTACTACATGGGAGAGACCACAGCCACTACCACCAGGGTGAGCGCCGGACTTCCACTTGCTCTTAAGCCCCTTTCAGACTGGGCTCACTAACTTTACCAAGTTACTAAGGTCACCTTAATAGTATCTTTACACAACATGACTTTCACCCATATCTGTAGcttaataaaaagtgtttttagaTTGTATTGTTAGATGGTTCCATTTTTTTGGTCTTGATAGATTAAGACATATTTAAGCAGCTGATACTACATAATGAAGTGTCCTGATATATGAATGTAATTAAAGTGCCAGAGGTAGAGTCCAATGAAGTATATGATGAAGATACAATATGCAAtgaagatgttttaaaaaatgtgtgagaTGCAGATGTTAAACTATAGCAGGGCAAATTTTACTTAAATTTTAATGTAATACTGCTACTgctacaaataataataataataacacattaaCTGGAAAATTAGTCTATCTGTGATCACTGATCGTCGATGAGATTATCGTCTATCTGTAGAACCCTTGATAGgtatcaatatatttttgtattttgagtgTAATTAATTCACCataaatgaaaaagacacaCAATGAATTAAAAGTCAGTGTTTTCAAACTTTCTATAGATACCATGATGATACAGTTATCATGAATTCGTTTGAGTGAAAATCTGATTGACACCCCTAGTTTGCGCTAAATTTCAGTATGGGGATTTGGTTTCCTGAATAAATGGCATCCATTTGACGCTCCTGGTCAGATTAGCCACCCGCTCACAAAGCctgcatttgtttgtctgtgttaatTGGGCTGTCCATCTTCCTTCACTGTGCCAGTTGGGAGCGCAGAGTGGACGACCGGGGCAGGATCTATTATGTCGACCACAACACCCGCACCACCACGTGGCAGCGCCCCACGATGGAATCAGTCCGCAACTTTGAGCAGTGGCAGAGCCAACGCAGCCAACTGCAGGGAGCTATGCACCAGTTTAACCAGAGATACCTCTACTCTGTAAGATGGTCCTCACCACACCCATTCTGTTGTCCCCCATCAccatatagttttttttatgtacaccTGTAAAATGGATACAACATggctgtttttccccccaccttATTTAATTCTACCTGcatgatactgtacatactaAAATTCCACTTACTTCTGTTAAAGCATTGGAACAATTTTGGATTAGTCTGATATTTTTACATGGTCCTGTACCCTCAACACAAGTCCAGTtttgctgatgaaaaaaattctgGCCATCCTTTATTCTTTCTCAGTACCTCGTGCATTACCAAGGCACTGGATCTTTAAACAGTTGGTTTGCTGTTATCAGCCCCTCAACTGTTGAAGTGTGCATGTAGCTCAAACCATTCAACAATACTTAAAATGGCGCTACAGAAAACAGCTTCAGACTGAAACCGCTTCtcaaaaaatgatttagtttCTGTTGATCTGTGAtcatttttccatctctttgtaTTGGTTAAGGGTCTGGGAGTATTATTAAAGTCCATGACACTGCTGCCCTTATCTCGAGCTCTAAAATGTCTCCTTTTAATACTTTAAAGAATTTAAACCCACTTTTTTGCATATCCAGCCCACATAACACCtaatgacaaatatttgaaacaaaaCTTGACACACATTTTTGATACAGAGTCAGAGGACATGTTGTTGTCAACTTATCATGATTCTGATGGTGCTTACAGATTATGTAGCCTGACACAGGCACACGTCTGTCTGGTCCTTCTCGTGCTGAAGCTCATTTCTTGCTCTGTTTCACAGCCTCACTCACTCAATTCACTGTTGGCATCCAGTTCAACTAATTACAGCCAAAAGTTAGAACTTTGTCCTGCCAAGACTTGAAATATTCACAGTTCAGCCTCTGCCTTTATCTGGTTATCTCTGTGAGGGTCCCCTTTCCCACATCTTTGATCTGGGCAGTGATGTCATCTTCACTGACGATGATTAGCTtacaaaacaaactgacagacaggcagctgAAGTATTTAGCATTAACAGCACAGCGGCCCTTTTGCCAACACGTCACAACagtttgtgattcttttttgaAACGATATGGAATTTTCCTGTTGAGGAATATATCTTTTGCTTaatttctttatgtttttattttttatttttattttgacaagaaGTGTGTTTTCCTGGTGTTTTCTGAATggatatctgtgtgtgcatccCGTGTTTCCAGGCATCCATGATGTCTGCTGAGAACGATCCTCTTGGTCCACTACCTCCTGGCTGGGGTGAGTTCACATTCTTTCTTCTAAACACCTTTTCGcattttcactttgtgtcaGTTTCGACTTTACCTGAAGTGAGTAAGAAATGTGTCGGTATAAAGTAGATTGTACCTGTGTTTTAATACGAAAGTACAAAccctttgtgattttgtttagCTCATATCAATGTTATTCTGAAATAGTTTTGTTACTTACAGTTTCATCTCAATTTCCTCTGCTGTAAATCCTTCTCTTTGCTGTCACTGCTCGCTGGGAGCACAGATGACATCTTGTCGAATAACCATGATCATTGCACGAGTTAGCAATAGTAGCACACGTTAGCATGCCACAACGTGGGGCCGTTGTCCATTCTGTCTATTAAGCTGCAGATTCCTCTGTCTATTTATCAACTCCAGAGAGACGCGTGGACTCTAATGACCGAGTGTACTTTGTTAACCATAACACCAAGACAACACAGTGGGAAGACCCCCGAACCCAAGGGTGAGCTCAAAGGAACCGTAAtaggaaaaattgaaaaagtattttaacaCATGTTCTCACTGTGGTAAATTTATCATAGATTTATCataccaagtaaaaaaaatgcaataaaatgttgtttaagTATTGTGGGTTTGTCCTTGGACATAGTTTCCACGTCAAACATGTATCAGCCCATACATGATGTAGGTCTGTGTGGGTCTGGGCATGTTTTTACGTACTTCAGCTTGAACACACTATCACACGTGGAACAGTCGGCTTtctgagggttaagacttggtttaagTGTCAACTTACATTTACGTTTAGGTTAgacatttagttgtgatggttaaagAAAAGATGAGGGTTTAGGGGATGCATTACGTTAATGTGTTTCCACATAGGGGATAGTGAAACAAGTGTTCTCAtatgtgtgtcgtgtgtgtgtgtgtgtaggctacAGAATGAGGATCCTCTTCCTGAAGGTTGGGAGATCCGGTACACAAGGGAAGGGGTGCGCTACTTTGTGGATCACAACACCCGAACCACCACTTTCAGCGACCCTCGCACTGGAAAGTCCTCTGtgtaagaaaacatttcaaaaatgaatttgcttGTCCATGTGTTCtatattattttacatgttACTTACATGCTACTTGGAGCCACGACAGAGATTGTGTTTGATCACAAGCCGCGGCCACATGAGCCAGTGCATAAGACAGGTTTACTAGGATCAGATGCTTTAATTTAGCCAAATGAACATGTTGTTCAAGTGCAGTAGAGAAACATATATGTTCACTGGTTTGTAATTTAAGGGTTGTATGTCACACTGAGGCATTCAGGGAAATGCTTTTTCTCAGAAAGTGAGGAAAGTTGGCCACGTGTATTTCTTGGAAACCACAGGACATCAGACGTGCACCACATTGTTTTCGTTATATGGTGGAGACAAGATGAGATTAGAGATTAGCTATTCATGCTtatagatagaaaaaaacaaatatttcctttgCATATGTCATCGTGCACccacttttacattttgaccTTGAAATCTTTCTGTTCATCTCAGCACCAAAGGCCCTCAGATCGCTTACGAGCGCAGCTTCCGATGGAAGCTTGCCCACTTTCGCTACTTGTGCCAGGTGGGCgatttctttctccttctccatcagCCTGTTCTTACTCTCGGTATCACATCTAAGGAGCATGCATTAATGTTTTTCTCCTGTCACTGTTCAGTCCAATGCTCTACCAAGCCATGTGAAGATCACTGTCTCCAGACAGACGTTGTTCGAAGACTCTTTCCAGCAAGTAAGAGGATCCTTTGACTGCTTTCCAGTCTCACTTTAGGCAACTTATACAGgaacacaaattacattttgtattctAAAGTATTCTAAACATTCATTCCACCATTGTGCCTATGTCACATGATCGTGTTGTGTTTTAGCTGATGTTGTGTATGTTTCCTTTGTCATGTAGATTATGGCGCTCAAGCCCTacgacctgaggaggagactTTACGTCATCTTCAGAGGCGAGGAGGGTCTCGACTATGGCGGCTTAGCCCGGTAATTTAGACAATACGAATAGTCAAATGAGAATGTTAACTGTTTTAGGTGTagcattttggaaaatgaaggCCGTAACTGATTATGTGCACCTTTCGGtcccctcctttctctcatCATTTCCTTCTCTATTTCTCTTTGAATCCCCATCCTACTCTGTGTTATCTTTGCCCACTTGTCTCTTGTTTGTCACACATCTCACTTCTCAGAGAGTGGTTCTTCTTGCTGTCCCACGAAGTGCTGAACCCCATGTACTGCCTGTTTGAGTACGCCGGTAAGAGCAACTACTGTCTGCAGATCAACCCAGCGTCGGCCATCAACCCGGACCACCTCTCCTACTTCTGCTTTATAGGCCGCTTCATTGCAATGGCAAGTTCACGTCCTACGCACACACCACAGAAtaagtaaaaacatttgttacagtTTATGTTGTTACAAACACAAATTCTTTGAGATTGTTCACatctgtattttattgtttccaGATCAGACCATCACAGTAAAACACTTTTTctcttgtattttttcttcaggcACTTTTCCACGGCAAGTTCATCGACACAGGCTTCTCTCTACCTTTCTACAAGCGCATGCTGAACAAGAAGCTCATCCTCAAAGATCTCGAGTCCATCGACCCAGAGTTCTACAACTCACTTATATGGATCAGGTAATTTGTTTGTAATCACTTGACAGCAGAGGCTTGGCTGGGAAATTAACGTCTTTTGAAGTCTGTGAGCATGTACAGTCAAAAAGCCATTTTATTCTTGTTGATATGACCCTTTTAAATATCACAGCACTTGACTCTGAGTGGAGCCTTTGATTAAAGAGCGAACGTGTCCAGGCTTAATTAGATTATCAAGAgagttcctctcttcttcttttcttgcaaGAACCATTGTCGTTGGCTGCTGTCACACCTAACCTGTTGATGCACTTCAAACAAACtctttgtgtgaaatgtttttggtcTGATTCATTTAAAGCAAATGTATATTGAGATGAAACGAGTACAAGTTAATGCTGTCAACCTTTGCCTCATTCATATTTAGTCTGTGTGAACCTGAAATGGACGAGAACCAAAAGTCAAACAATCTGTTATTACTTTCTTTGGACTGGATCACAGTAACCAATCTGCCGCTGGGAACAAACCTCTAAACAAGACGAGCCACGTGTGTCTATAGAGTAATGGAGTATAGCCCAAAATCTCGGGGGGTTTTATTAGCTGTACATTACACCCACTGTTATTTGACATCTGTTTTGAATAAGGAAAAACCTGCACAATAGAACACCTtcaacaggggggaaaaaggaaaaacctaGAAAAACCCAGACTCGAAGAGGGATCCCTCCATATAAAGAATAGAAGATAAAGAAATATACTGTCAGTAATACAGCAAAACCTTGGAGAAATGGAATGACAGGATAAAGTTTACAACATCCAATACTAAGTAAACATTTAGAGTAATACGTTTAAAAATATGGGGGTCGAGAAAAAACGTTTGGACCCCAACCACAAAAACCTCCACCCCAGAGATCTGCAAAGAGAACAGACTACACAGTGCcagtcacacagagagataaGAGACGGGAGATGTGAGGAGGGGTTGACTAACTGCAGACAAGTGCAACAACCATTAGAAACCGCACACTCATTACTCACACAAATGACACGTTTTGCACCAAATGAGCAGTTCAGTCTCTCATCAATCTGTGACCCATCGTGACCTCATGTCTCCCCAGGGACAACAACATAGAAGAGTGCGGTCTGGAGATGTACTTCTCGGTGGACATGGAGATCTTGGGAAAGATCACCTCGCATGACCTCAAGCCCGACGGCGCCAACGTCCTGGTCACCGAGGAGAACAAGGAGGAGTACATCAGGTCCGATATAACCACAGTTTTTATAGTAACAGCGTTTTAGCATCTGGATTCTGAATACCTCTCTTAGTAAGAAGTTGATTTTGAGACTTACAAATTACATTTCCGCAGTCTGATGGCGGAGTGGAGGTTCTCGCGTGGGGTGGAAGGTCAGACCAAAGCTTTCCTGGATGGTTTCAACGAGGTGGTTCCACTCCAATGGCTCCAGTACTTTGATGAaaaggagctggaggtgagTAGTACCCTTTATTTGTGTTGAGAAGTGAGTGAACTCGGccgttgtgtttgtttgcactgcATATCCTcttagtagtgtgtgtgtgtgtgtgtgtgtgtgtgtgtgtgtgtgtgtgtgtgtgtgtgtgtgtgtgtgtgtgtgtgtgtgtgtgtgtgtgtgtgtgtgtgtgtgtgtgtgtgtgtgtgtgtgtgtgtgtgtgtgtgtgtgtgtgtgtgtgtgtgtgtgtgtgttttttttttttttttttttcaggtgatgCTGTGTGGCATGCAGGAGGTTGACCTTCAGGACTGGCAGAGGAATACGGTGTATCGTCACTACACCAGGAACAGCAAACAGATCATCTGGTTCTGGCAGGTACGgtcacatcaacacaaacacacacttttgtgtCTATATTTCTCACCCTCTTTATGTGTTtatgaaagagaggaaaaaaatatgccaGTGGCAGTTGGATTTATCTGGGTCGGTCAGCTCAGTAGTGTGTGGGGGCGTCTCTCtgttaagtgtgttttttttgtcacctcCTCCACTGCAGCTGGTGAAAGAAGTGGACAACGAAGTACGACTGCGGCTCATGCAGTTTGTCACTGGGACCTGCAGACTTCCTCTGGGCGGCTTCGCTGAGCTCATGGGTCAGTGACGGACGCACACAAGTAACGTGTCCACCAAGACACCGAGATctacatatacatacatttttaggCTCTGGGCTTCAGCACATTCacttttgaataaattaatggAGACTACGTTAAGCTCAGCTCGGGGCCGCAGGCAATTGCCTGATTTGCCTATTCTGTTGCTCTGCCCCAGGAAACGTTAAGTAGCCAGGTGTCCACTTACTTTTGAACCCTCAAACTTCGGGCACTATGTGTTTGAAAGGCTGCATCTCCCCAACAGTTCTCTCTGTATTGATGTGAAGTGCAGATTAAAGCTGAGCCTGTACAAATACTTTCGGTCTGGGCCATGAACATTTTTTGCATCCTTCTCACCTATCGTTGTTGTTTGCACTGCAGGAAGTAACGGGCCCCAGAAGTTCTGCATTGAGAAGGTGGGGAAGGACACATGGCTTCCCCGGAGCCATACGTGGTGAGTGGAGCCCTCTGCCTCTTGATTCATGGGATTCATTCCTATCACCCGGAGTTTTCAGGGCATGGGAATACGGTTCACAACCAGTAAACGTTTTATTGTGCTTCTCTATACTGATCTTTGGTCCTTCCTCTTGGTCTTTTCAGTTTCAACCGTCTGGACTTGCCTCCCTACAAAAGTTTTGAACAGCTGAAAGAGAAGCTGCTCTTTGCCATCGAGGAAACAGAAGGATTCGGCCAAGAATAGAGGGTGGAGTCCTCTTGTATCCCCCCAACCCCGTCGCTGTTTATTCATTCaagtaaaacaaactaaaaaaataattgcacaaGGAACCCACCAATGTATATAAgctattttctcattttaaaccAAATCTTAATTTGTAGCATAGTTTTTGCTGCAGTCCTGTTCCCCAGCCCTTATATATATGGGAACCCATCATGAAATATGCAAGAATTTCAGCATctgtttaaaaacagaaatcatggatatttttttaaattatttcctCCCCACTGCTGactggctttttaaaatggaCTGGAAGCGTTTTCGAGAGGATCTTATTGTAGAAGCATATTCTACTTTTAAAGCTCTAGTTCTATAGAGCTTTTAAAAGGTAAGCGTAGTATCGCGGTCTGGTGCCTGAATTTCCTTTTCCCCTGTTTGGACCCATAGTAATTGTTGcaggtttatttgtttttttttgcgtgctTGCATGGCTGCCTCGGAAGATGAGAAGACTGTCTTACCACCACACAGACATTTTAGCATGGATCGCTACGTCTGTAAATGAGCTTCATCACCTAAAAGGCAACATTTTCAGGATGGACTGATCTGAGGCAGAGTAAGTGGAGAAAAACCCTTAGTGGTCGTGGACATCAGAGGCATCGTCACATCGTCCTGTTGGTGTAAAGACAtggtttgggggggaaaaaagactgtGGTGTGAAACTCCTGGACCAAGGCTACTATATCTAAAATGAAtaggaaaatattttaaattgaagtgtgtctgtgtgagtgagagagagagagaaagtggagccTGTGGTTCAGATGCTTAAGCTAGAGATGCTGTTCATAATCCTGGCCACCTAGACTGCAGCCTGCCACCTCAGTTTTGAAAATGATAACACACAACAAAGATGGAGGCACagctttcatttgaaacattCAGATGTTTGTAAAatcattacaacaacaacaacaaaaaagacaaaaacagttcAGTGTCTCAGTTGTTGATTCAGGGCTTGACTGATTCTCTTTTACCTCCAAGTGTCTCCGTGTGTCTGCGAAGCCACTGTGGTTTACAGAGCACCTGACAACCTGCAAATCCCATTTACTTCAACTCCTCCGCTGTAGTTATCACGCTAAACGAATGCCCTGCCAGAGATTTTAACCATTAATATCAAAGACGGCGTATGATCATGTTGTAATAAAAGTTCAAAAAGACCTCTCATCCATACATTCAGATGAATGTACTCCTTTCACTACATCTATACGTGCACTGAAAGGAGCCGCTTCCTTAGATATGAACCAATCACTCGcgtaattgtaaaaaaaaaaaaaaaaatctttatggCAGCAAATGTCCTTGAATGTCGGTGTTTGTTTGATCATGGAAGTGAAGCGAAAGTGCCACAGACCAGACGGTGTGTAGACTCTTCGGCAGACCTCAGGTCTGTCCAGAGCCTGACAACAGCAGCAAGGCAACGAGGCCGATGATGCGCTGAATTGCTGTacgtcgttttttttttttttagtttttgcccccccccccgattatGTTTCCTCTAATGCTTCAGGGGACgtgccctttgtttttttcaaaatgtcacgtCTACCTTCGTTGTTTCTAAATGACAACTCTGGTGCTTATTCTTTCAGTCGGTAGTCTGAACGCaggacgataaaaaaaaaaaaagaattaaacagCCTTGGCAGTGGCAGGCCATCCTCCTTGTCTTCTGCAGCGTTGTTTCTTCAGACCACTGCGAACAGCAGCGAGCTGCTTCACACCATCTCTAGAAGTGATTAGTCAACATATCAGTCGTGTATGAGGAGGGACGACCGTGTGAAGACAAACATCTACTGTAGCAAAAAGGAGCCAGACTTTTTGAGAGAATTCAGGACCGCATATCTTTGTGCTTCCTTTTGAACAGAAACCtgcaatcaaagaaaaaaatcaactgtaTGTGAATATTCATTGTATAAAGAATaatgaaagtaaataaaagtacttaaatattataattaaatTACACAGAGCTGCCGCTCCATTGTTGGAAATCTGTGATGCCTTTTTGTTCTTATCAGAAATAGATGGGACGTTTCAGGCGGCCTTCGTTGCAGCCGGTCAGTAGATGACACATGACGCTGCACATCAGTCCAGTGTGTGATCACGTGATCTGTGTCGACCGCGGCGCAGGCCGCCTGAAACGCATCCAGACTGTAACATATCGCGTGTAGATACACTGTAAACACCACCTACACTGTACAGAATGCCCCTTTACAGGAGACGATGTGTATAgaagattcatttttaatctgCTTTCAGCCATTTTAAATGAAGAGATGGATTTATgagatacaaaataaataagtgaataaACTCCCCTCCACGAGCACgcttgctttctttttctttttttgtgtgcaatggGATGAGAGGCCTTCTGCTCAGGATTCACAACCAGAAACGCTCTGTGCTGAGAGGAAAATGTACAATGTGCTCTGGGTTTATAATTTTATTGTTTCGATTGGATTTTGCTTTTGGAAAGAACCATATGTAATAAATGTTTCTGACCATCTTAACAGCTGCTTTGAATTCATTTGAGCAcaatcagtttttgttttagcAGTGTGCGCAAGATCAATGCCAAGAGTCTGAAagcgaaccccccccccccggaaaaaacaaaacaacatgtctATCATACCAGCATCATGTGGACGATTGCTCTGCTACTTTATGTTGAGCACGAGTTACAACCTGAACattgctgcttgcagctttgtttttatatttaaaagagaGATTAAATCACCTTGACTCCTGGGGAAAGTGTTAAGAGACGGACATGACACAAcctgtttgatttaaaaatgtaatttatttataaaacactACACAAACTACAGTCACAGTAGAAGCAAATGTTCAGATAGAGTTCACTATTTGTAAGTGTATATTGTGGTTTTAAATGGACGTATGGACACTGGCTAATTGTGTGAGCAATAATTAACAGTCTAAACGCTATGGAAGGCATCATGTTGCACCGGGAGGTGAACGGAGCTTCATCCTAGTTTCTTCAGGAGATCGACGGCTTCTTTATGGACCTGCAGTGGAACAAATACACCAGCGGAGTATGTTAACAACACCACATAACACCCCCAGAGGTATTTAAACATCTCCCTCGAGGTAACAGGGTAATTAATAAGTCACATCACTGCACGCACCTCTTTGTCTTCCAGCGTATGAGCAGGGTAATCTTTCGCTTTGGTCAACCAGAGCTCTGCTCTCTGCTTGTCTTTCATGGCCATGTAGGTCTTCCCCAGCATCAGCAGGTTTTTACTGTAGAAGTCGGGATCAACTGAGAAGAATAAAAACCCATTTGAGATTTATGTGCATATTAAACCTCGGAGGACATCACTTACAAGTGCAGAGCGTGAGTTTAGATGTTTCCAAAACTTTGAGCCCCAGCCAACAAGAGAGCggcaggttttttgtttttttcccacaacacGCCTCAGTGAGTTTATGGGGTGCAGCATTTTACCTTCTTCAGCTTTCAGGAAGAATTCCAAAGCCTGAAAGAGACATAAAAGTGTTGGTAAAATTGCCCAAAAAAAGGGCCTCAAACTGCTCTAACTCCAACAGTCACTGAGATGCGATGAGCGCTGAAGACAAGAGGACGCCTCACCTCCTCGTAAGTGGCCACAGGCGGGGATGAAAAAAGAGCAGCCGCCACCTTGCGCTGATACCACGGCAGCTCGGCAAAAGCAAAGCACCtaagacagaaaagagagtTTTCTTCAAAACATGCTTCAGTTCagtaaaataagataatataatCTTTCATTAGTCCTACAACGGGGAAATTTgccttgttacagcagcaaaaggggaaaagaaaaatataaacatcaataaaaaaaaggaataaattaGTTAACATGCAATACAAAGACAAGGAAATAGATAACATGAGATCAAATAagatcagataagataagatgttCCTTTGTTTGTCCCAAAACAGGGAAATGGTTTATAATCATCCATGTTCATTATAACTGACAACAGTTGTGTAGCCGCTCGATGTGTGGTagtgaacacaacacatgaCTGACTGGAGTCAATCTCTGTAAACTTCTTCTGGCAAACGAGGGGAAAC
This window of the Scophthalmus maximus strain ysfricsl-2021 chromosome 21, ASM2237912v1, whole genome shotgun sequence genome carries:
- the LOC118291171 gene encoding NEDD4-like E3 ubiquitin-protein ligase WWP1 isoform X2; its protein translation is MATASSRAESSHNHRGTSQLHAIVSCAKIKRKKSLFGTAIYVEVTAEGESRRTAKSHSSSSPKWDERLTLSVTPHTQVDFKVWSHYTLKADALLGKATLDLMRALEQHDRKLENVKEVLKLSVEQKGAQVPTGELTVYLDGLTVTDQEEPAQLTNGNASNGTIQQNGDAIHENGDSLSSSSRAANSTVNGTDLDPRSDSCSASNGVDGLVPSSSSGPALGHVVNGDATPNSTPSHQPSDSDTESRTVNGESCDVALGPSSATSGDVLPPADDHEDCSQDAVPSDSATAPNSTFQPPPPSTPAPASSSAATPPDGTAAAASSTCTSSAQGTTTITSTSSSSSSPPALGEAAVSGAGGGSISSSATETPDGAKPRQQAPNAGAADPLPPGWEQRKDPHGRTYYVDHNTRTTTWERPQPLPPGWERRVDDRGRIYYVDHNTRTTTWQRPTMESVRNFEQWQSQRSQLQGAMHQFNQRYLYSASMMSAENDPLGPLPPGWERRVDSNDRVYFVNHNTKTTQWEDPRTQGLQNEDPLPEGWEIRYTREGVRYFVDHNTRTTTFSDPRTGKSSVTKGPQIAYERSFRWKLAHFRYLCQSNALPSHVKITVSRQTLFEDSFQQIMALKPYDLRRRLYVIFRGEEGLDYGGLAREWFFLLSHEVLNPMYCLFEYAGKSNYCLQINPASAINPDHLSYFCFIGRFIAMALFHGKFIDTGFSLPFYKRMLNKKLILKDLESIDPEFYNSLIWIRDNNIEECGLEMYFSVDMEILGKITSHDLKPDGANVLVTEENKEEYISLMAEWRFSRGVEGQTKAFLDGFNEVVPLQWLQYFDEKELEVMLCGMQEVDLQDWQRNTVYRHYTRNSKQIIWFWQLVKEVDNEVRLRLMQFVTGTCRLPLGGFAELMGSNGPQKFCIEKVGKDTWLPRSHTCFNRLDLPPYKSFEQLKEKLLFAIEETEGFGQE
- the LOC118291171 gene encoding NEDD4-like E3 ubiquitin-protein ligase WWP1 isoform X1, giving the protein MATASSRAESSHNHRGTSQLHAIVSCAKIKRKKSLFGTAIYVEVTAEGESRRTAKSHSSSSPKWDERLTLSVTPHTQVDFKVWSHYTLKADALLGKATLDLMRALEQHDRKLENVKEVLKLSVEQKGAQVPTGELTVYLDGLTVTDQEEPAQLTNGNASNGTKVQQNGDAIHENGDSLSSSSRAANSTVNGTDLDPRSDSCSASNGVDGLVPSSSSGPALGHVVNGDATPNSTPSHQPSDSDTESRTVNGESCDVALGPSSATSGDVLPPADDHEDCSQDAVPSDSATAPNSTFQPPPPSTPAPASSSAATPPDGTAAAASSTCTSSAQGTTTITSTSSSSSSPPALGEAAVSGAGGGSISSSATETPDGAKPRQQAPNAGAADPLPPGWEQRKDPHGRTYYVDHNTRTTTWERPQPLPPGWERRVDDRGRIYYVDHNTRTTTWQRPTMESVRNFEQWQSQRSQLQGAMHQFNQRYLYSASMMSAENDPLGPLPPGWERRVDSNDRVYFVNHNTKTTQWEDPRTQGLQNEDPLPEGWEIRYTREGVRYFVDHNTRTTTFSDPRTGKSSVTKGPQIAYERSFRWKLAHFRYLCQSNALPSHVKITVSRQTLFEDSFQQIMALKPYDLRRRLYVIFRGEEGLDYGGLAREWFFLLSHEVLNPMYCLFEYAGKSNYCLQINPASAINPDHLSYFCFIGRFIAMALFHGKFIDTGFSLPFYKRMLNKKLILKDLESIDPEFYNSLIWIRDNNIEECGLEMYFSVDMEILGKITSHDLKPDGANVLVTEENKEEYISLMAEWRFSRGVEGQTKAFLDGFNEVVPLQWLQYFDEKELEVMLCGMQEVDLQDWQRNTVYRHYTRNSKQIIWFWQLVKEVDNEVRLRLMQFVTGTCRLPLGGFAELMGSNGPQKFCIEKVGKDTWLPRSHTCFNRLDLPPYKSFEQLKEKLLFAIEETEGFGQE